A region from the Riemerella anatipestifer genome encodes:
- a CDS encoding L-threonylcarbamoyladenylate synthase has protein sequence MQEIVEVLKSGGTVLYPTDTIWGLGCDATNPEAIQKIYKIKKREPHKSLIILVDTEKRLQDLVEVPEMAWEIIDLSEKPVTIIYDAPKGLPKELLAEDGSIGIRLVKDAFCQKLIGKLNAPLVSTSANFSGDKSPKQFSDISPKLINAVDFVVEEQKDKVSQWAGSSVIRIWKDNRIKVLRE, from the coding sequence ATGCAAGAGATAGTAGAAGTTTTAAAGTCTGGGGGAACAGTGCTTTACCCTACAGACACCATTTGGGGGCTAGGTTGCGACGCCACAAACCCAGAAGCTATACAAAAGATTTACAAAATCAAAAAAAGAGAGCCACATAAATCCCTCATTATTTTGGTAGATACCGAAAAAAGGTTGCAAGATTTAGTAGAAGTACCAGAAATGGCGTGGGAAATTATAGACCTTAGCGAAAAACCCGTTACGATAATCTACGATGCTCCCAAAGGCTTACCCAAAGAACTCTTGGCAGAGGACGGCAGCATAGGAATTAGGCTCGTAAAAGACGCTTTTTGTCAAAAACTCATTGGTAAGCTCAACGCCCCGCTGGTTTCCACATCTGCCAACTTCAGTGGCGACAAAAGTCCCAAGCAATTTTCGGATATTAGTCCCAAACTCATAAACGCCGTAGACTTTGTAGTAGAAGAACAAAAGGATAAAGTATCCCAATGGGCAGGGTCTTCGGTCATTAGAATATGGAAAGACAACAGAATAAAAGTCTTGAGAGAATAA
- a CDS encoding flavin reductase family protein, translating into MKSINPKELPPFEVQMLLQHAIAPRPIALASTIDKEGNINLSPFSFFNLFSSNPPIVVFSPARRVRDNSTKDTLENVLQVPEVNIGIVNYPIVQQMSLSSTEYDKGINEFVKAGFTMKDADLIAPKLIEECPVNLECKVLEVKPLGTEGGAGNLVISEVVKIHIREEYLNENGTLDQAKLDLVARLGGNWYSRNNADNLFEVPKPLVTKGIGIDQLPCEIKNSKIFTGNDLGMLANVEQLPKGNYTDDEATHLKAQRLLTEAKIEEAWQCLIY; encoded by the coding sequence ATGAAATCCATCAATCCAAAAGAACTTCCTCCATTTGAGGTTCAGATGCTACTGCAACACGCCATTGCTCCTAGACCTATTGCTTTGGCATCCACCATAGACAAAGAAGGGAACATTAACCTATCGCCTTTCAGTTTCTTTAATCTTTTTAGCTCTAATCCGCCTATTGTGGTTTTTTCTCCTGCCAGAAGGGTAAGGGATAACAGCACTAAAGATACTTTAGAGAATGTACTGCAAGTCCCTGAAGTTAATATCGGTATCGTAAATTACCCTATCGTGCAACAGATGTCTCTTTCTTCTACGGAATACGATAAGGGCATCAATGAGTTTGTGAAAGCAGGGTTTACAATGAAAGATGCCGACCTAATTGCTCCCAAACTTATAGAAGAATGTCCCGTAAACCTAGAATGTAAGGTCTTAGAAGTAAAACCTCTAGGCACAGAGGGTGGTGCGGGGAACTTGGTAATTTCGGAAGTGGTTAAAATACATATCCGAGAGGAGTATCTGAACGAAAATGGCACGCTAGACCAAGCCAAACTAGACCTAGTAGCAAGATTGGGAGGCAACTGGTATTCCAGAAATAATGCAGACAACCTATTTGAAGTACCAAAGCCCCTAGTAACTAAAGGAATTGGCATAGACCAACTGCCTTGTGAAATAAAAAATAGTAAAATATTTACAGGGAATGATTTAGGAATGCTCGCCAATGTAGAGCAACTGCCTAAAGGAAACTATACCGATGATGAAGCCACTCATCTGAAGGCTCAACGCTTACTTACCGAAGCAAAAATAGAAGAAGCGTGGCAATGTTTAATCTATTAA
- a CDS encoding Smr/MutS family protein has protein sequence MKIGDNVSVIDDDLWGIVTSIHGNEVVFRDEYHFTHRYPKHLLTLRDASLYEQTPIVRKPEANHTSKLPRKKNQHLILDLHFDQLVNTPDHYDSFERLFIQKQKLEETLDFCKFNKIKKLEIIHGIGDGVLQKLVFDTLKSKTNIEFEESDFFYHQSGSVMVNFI, from the coding sequence ATGAAAATAGGAGATAACGTTTCTGTAATTGATGATGACTTGTGGGGCATCGTTACTTCTATACACGGCAACGAGGTGGTTTTCCGAGACGAATACCATTTTACTCACCGCTATCCTAAGCATCTACTCACTTTAAGAGATGCTTCTCTGTATGAACAAACACCCATCGTACGAAAACCAGAAGCCAATCACACCTCTAAACTACCTAGAAAGAAAAATCAGCACTTGATATTAGACCTTCATTTTGACCAGTTGGTAAATACCCCTGACCATTACGATAGTTTTGAACGGCTATTTATTCAAAAACAAAAACTGGAGGAAACACTTGATTTTTGTAAATTCAATAAAATAAAAAAGCTAGAAATAATCCACGGCATTGGAGATGGCGTTTTGCAAAAGTTAGTCTTTGATACCCTTAAAAGCAAAACCAATATTGAATTTGAAGAAAGCGATTTTTTCTATCATCAATCGGGGTCGGTTATGGTTAATTTCATTTAG
- a CDS encoding metallophosphoesterase family protein, whose amino-acid sequence MKQILLLSDTHSYLDQRILDYAKNADEIWHCGDFGNMEVVETLEKIKPLKGVYGNIDGTEIRKIFPEVLRFKCEEVEILMIHIGGYPNKYSPLARKEILEKTPQLFISGHSHILKAMYDQKHQLLHLNPGAAGTQGWHQVRTMMRFKIDGAEIKDLEVIELGKR is encoded by the coding sequence GTGAAACAGATATTACTTCTTTCGGATACACATTCTTACCTTGACCAGCGTATTTTAGACTATGCTAAAAATGCAGATGAAATTTGGCATTGTGGCGATTTTGGAAATATGGAAGTGGTGGAAACTCTAGAAAAAATAAAACCTCTAAAGGGCGTTTATGGCAACATAGATGGTACCGAAATAAGAAAGATTTTCCCTGAAGTATTAAGATTTAAATGTGAAGAAGTAGAAATTCTGATGATTCACATTGGTGGTTACCCCAACAAATATAGCCCTCTAGCAAGAAAAGAAATTCTAGAAAAAACACCTCAACTGTTCATTAGTGGGCACTCACATATTCTAAAAGCAATGTACGACCAAAAGCATCAACTCCTACACCTCAACCCTGGAGCAGCAGGTACTCAAGGGTGGCACCAAGTGCGAACTATGATGCGTTTTAAGATTGATGGAGCAGAAATCAAAGATTTGGAAGTGATAGAACTCGGTAAAAGATGA
- the truA gene encoding tRNA pseudouridine(38-40) synthase TruA — MSRYCIEFSYNGEKYFGYQIQPKQISVQETLEQALSTILREEIKTTGAGRTDTGVHAKKMFAHFDTNLVLEEELLPKRLNSFLPPDISVKRLFRVSDDFHARFDATYRTYEYYISLEKNPFTQNSAWGYWRRPLNLEAMNEACKILFEYTDFTSFSKLNTDTKTNLCEIYKAFWVQEGTELKFTISANRFLRNMVRAIVGTMVDIGSGKIAPQDLRKVIEAKERNAAGTSAPAQGLFLVDVGYNWEQIFRN; from the coding sequence GTGTCAAGATATTGCATAGAATTTTCTTACAACGGCGAAAAGTATTTTGGTTATCAGATACAACCTAAGCAGATTTCTGTGCAAGAAACCTTAGAGCAAGCACTTTCTACTATTTTAAGAGAAGAAATAAAAACCACAGGAGCAGGGCGTACCGATACGGGCGTACACGCAAAGAAAATGTTTGCTCACTTTGATACAAATTTAGTTTTAGAAGAAGAGTTATTGCCTAAAAGGCTCAATAGTTTTTTGCCACCAGATATTTCGGTGAAACGATTGTTTAGAGTATCTGATGACTTTCACGCAAGGTTTGATGCTACTTACAGAACTTACGAATATTATATTTCGTTAGAGAAAAATCCGTTTACGCAAAATTCGGCGTGGGGCTATTGGAGGCGTCCGCTAAACTTAGAAGCGATGAACGAGGCTTGCAAAATCCTTTTTGAATATACCGATTTTACAAGTTTCTCTAAACTAAATACTGATACTAAAACCAACCTCTGTGAAATTTATAAAGCCTTTTGGGTGCAAGAGGGTACGGAGCTTAAGTTTACCATTTCTGCCAATAGATTTTTGCGAAATATGGTGAGGGCTATTGTAGGGACGATGGTGGATATAGGGAGTGGCAAAATAGCACCACAAGATTTAAGAAAGGTAATAGAAGCCAAAGAGAGAAATGCCGCAGGAACTTCGGCTCCTGCACAAGGGTTATTTTTGGTAGATGTAGGGTATAATTGGGAGCAGATTTTCAGAAATTAA
- a CDS encoding ABC transporter ATP-binding protein: MKKQTTGTLIKRLFFIGMNFRRWFLLALLVSIILAVVSTYRPILTKNIVDHDIMQLKSTTLLMQSIYWLVGLVIAETILNFLLVFLSNYISQNVMRDIREKLYHKLIYFKTSFFDKTAIGQLVTRAVGDVETIATVYTDGFLMVFGDVLRIVMVLVAMFNVNVQLSFVALAILPIMVLITRFFQKKLKQSFGDERQWTATQNSFVQERLSGMSIIQVFNRQDAEFEKFESINASLKKALLKTVFYFSLFFPVVELITSLFIGLILFYAGYNALYNQNATPGEVIAFIQFVNMLIRPLRQIADRFNNIQRGLVGAERVLGIMDQDEAMPNEGKEIITDIKGEIDFKAVHFSYDDKQEVLKGIDFKVNQGETVAIVGATGAGKSTIINLITRFYDVSSGQILLDGKDLRDYDLYSLRQHIGVVLQDVFLFHGSIYENLTFGDETITLEQIKTIAKEIEVDDFIESLPNGYHYVVSERGASISLGQRQLLSFLRAYLSNPKILILDEATSSIDHESEKLIQKATEKITRNRTSIIIAHRLSTIEKADKILVMDKGKIVEEGTHQELLVLNGYYALLYQSQLGTKKE, from the coding sequence ATGAAGAAACAAACTACAGGAACGCTTATTAAACGCTTATTTTTCATCGGAATGAATTTTAGGCGATGGTTTCTGTTGGCGTTATTGGTATCCATTATCTTGGCGGTGGTTTCTACCTATCGTCCTATTCTCACCAAAAATATTGTTGACCACGATATTATGCAGCTGAAAAGTACTACGCTTTTGATGCAGAGTATCTATTGGTTAGTTGGTTTGGTGATTGCGGAGACTATTCTTAATTTTTTGCTGGTATTTTTGTCCAATTATATTTCTCAAAATGTAATGAGAGATATAAGAGAGAAGCTCTACCACAAACTGATTTACTTCAAGACTTCATTTTTTGATAAAACGGCTATTGGGCAATTAGTTACTCGTGCAGTGGGAGATGTAGAAACCATAGCGACGGTCTATACAGATGGCTTTCTAATGGTCTTTGGAGATGTGCTAAGGATAGTGATGGTGCTTGTAGCGATGTTTAATGTGAATGTTCAGTTGAGTTTCGTGGCGTTAGCGATATTGCCAATTATGGTACTCATCACTCGCTTTTTTCAAAAGAAACTTAAACAATCTTTTGGTGATGAAAGGCAATGGACGGCAACACAAAATTCATTCGTACAAGAACGGCTCTCGGGTATGTCTATTATTCAAGTATTTAATAGGCAAGATGCAGAATTTGAAAAGTTTGAATCCATCAATGCAAGTCTTAAAAAAGCGTTGCTAAAAACAGTGTTTTATTTCTCCTTGTTTTTTCCTGTGGTGGAGCTTATTACTTCTTTATTCATTGGGCTTATTTTGTTCTATGCGGGTTATAATGCTTTGTATAATCAAAATGCTACGCCTGGGGAAGTGATAGCGTTTATACAGTTTGTAAATATGCTGATAAGACCGCTACGCCAAATTGCTGACCGTTTTAACAATATTCAAAGAGGATTGGTAGGAGCAGAGAGAGTTCTAGGGATTATGGATCAAGACGAAGCGATGCCTAATGAAGGGAAAGAAATTATTACAGATATTAAAGGAGAGATAGACTTTAAGGCGGTGCATTTCTCTTATGATGATAAACAGGAAGTGCTTAAAGGGATTGATTTTAAAGTAAACCAAGGAGAAACTGTGGCGATTGTAGGAGCTACAGGAGCGGGTAAATCTACTATCATCAATCTTATTACTCGTTTTTATGATGTGAGTTCTGGGCAAATTTTACTAGATGGTAAAGACCTTAGAGATTACGACTTGTATAGTTTAAGGCAACATATAGGAGTGGTATTGCAAGATGTTTTCTTATTTCACGGAAGCATTTACGAAAATTTAACGTTCGGCGATGAAACCATCACTCTAGAGCAAATTAAAACCATAGCAAAAGAAATAGAGGTGGACGATTTTATAGAAAGTTTGCCTAATGGCTATCATTATGTGGTAAGTGAACGAGGGGCTTCTATTTCTTTGGGGCAGCGCCAATTGCTTTCTTTTTTAAGGGCGTATCTTTCTAATCCTAAAATTCTTATTCTTGATGAAGCCACTTCTTCCATAGACCACGAAAGTGAAAAATTGATACAAAAAGCTACGGAGAAAATTACTAGAAATAGAACTTCTATCATCATTGCTCACAGGCTTTCTACCATAGAGAAGGCGGATAAAATTCTGGTGATGGATAAAGGTAAAATAGTAGAAGAGGGGACACATCAGGAATTGCTGGTACTCAATGGTTATTATGCCTTGCTGTATCAATCTCAACTTGGGACGAAGAAAGAATAG
- a CDS encoding ABC transporter ATP-binding protein, protein MILDIVNLTKKFGEQVALNQINLTIQKNEIIGLLGPNGAGKSTLMKTISGVLDIEEGEISFNGSSLVGTLDAKKKIGFLPENNPLYTEMYVREYLELVADIHHISKQRIDEVIDLVGITPEKSKKIGQLSKGYKQRVGLAQAIIHQPDLLILDEPTNGLDPNQILEIREVIKEIGRKKTVILSTHIMQEVEALCSRVILIHKGNIVQDSPIEEFKGKNASLEEAFAAYTH, encoded by the coding sequence ATGATTTTAGATATTGTAAATCTTACTAAAAAGTTTGGGGAGCAGGTTGCATTAAACCAAATTAACCTTACCATACAAAAAAATGAAATTATAGGTTTGTTAGGACCTAATGGGGCAGGTAAATCTACTTTAATGAAGACTATTTCTGGGGTTTTGGATATAGAAGAAGGGGAAATTTCTTTCAATGGCTCTTCGTTAGTAGGAACATTAGACGCTAAGAAAAAGATAGGCTTTTTACCAGAAAATAATCCGCTTTATACGGAAATGTATGTGCGAGAGTATTTAGAGTTGGTGGCAGATATTCATCATATATCTAAACAGAGGATAGATGAAGTGATAGATTTGGTAGGGATAACACCAGAGAAATCTAAGAAAATAGGACAATTATCCAAAGGGTATAAACAGAGGGTGGGATTAGCTCAAGCCATTATCCACCAACCAGACTTGTTGATTTTGGACGAGCCAACCAACGGACTAGACCCTAACCAAATTTTAGAGATACGAGAAGTGATTAAAGAGATTGGGCGTAAAAAAACGGTTATCTTATCTACACATATTATGCAGGAGGTGGAGGCGTTGTGCAGTAGAGTGATATTGATACACAAGGGTAACATTGTACAAGATTCTCCAATAGAAGAGTTCAAAGGCAAGAATGCTTCCTTAGAAGAAGCCTTTGCGGCATATACTCATTAA
- the pheS gene encoding phenylalanine--tRNA ligase subunit alpha: MLEHIETYLQEVKQFQSSNKDEIEQFRIKFNGKKGILNAIFDEFKQVPNEQKKAFGQKINVLKQAVAEKLEELKNATASNIVVEKEDLTRPGYPLELGSRHPINLVKNRIIEIFKSIGFAVSDGPEIEDDWHNFTALNLPEYHPARDMQDTFFIEQNPDILLRTHTSSVQIRHMEQNEPPMRILSPGRVFRNEAISSRSHCIFHQIEGLYIDEKVSFADLKQTIQFFTTELFGKSKIRMRPSYFPFTEPSAEVDVYWGLNSETDYRITKGTGWLEIMGCGMVDPAVLKNVNIDPDKYSGYAFGMGIERIVMLLYQMSDIRMFFENDVRMLEQFKTL, translated from the coding sequence ATGTTAGAACACATCGAAACATATCTACAAGAGGTAAAACAATTTCAGTCTTCAAATAAAGATGAAATAGAACAGTTCAGGATAAAATTTAACGGTAAAAAAGGAATTTTAAACGCCATCTTTGATGAGTTTAAACAAGTTCCGAACGAACAAAAAAAAGCTTTTGGACAAAAAATAAATGTTCTAAAACAAGCTGTTGCCGAAAAACTAGAAGAGCTTAAAAATGCAACTGCCTCTAATATTGTAGTAGAAAAAGAAGATTTAACTCGCCCTGGGTATCCTTTGGAACTAGGAAGCAGACACCCTATCAACTTAGTCAAGAATAGGATTATTGAGATATTTAAGTCCATCGGGTTTGCGGTATCAGACGGTCCTGAAATAGAGGACGACTGGCACAACTTTACTGCCCTTAACCTGCCTGAATACCACCCTGCTAGAGATATGCAGGATACCTTTTTTATAGAGCAAAACCCTGATATTCTCCTTAGAACGCATACCTCATCTGTACAGATAAGACATATGGAGCAAAATGAACCTCCTATGCGTATTCTATCACCAGGTAGAGTATTTAGAAATGAAGCTATTTCTTCTCGTTCGCATTGTATTTTCCATCAGATAGAGGGGCTTTATATTGATGAAAAGGTGAGTTTTGCGGATTTAAAGCAAACCATACAGTTTTTCACTACGGAGCTTTTTGGAAAGTCTAAAATTAGAATGAGACCGTCTTATTTCCCATTCACCGAGCCAAGTGCGGAGGTTGATGTTTATTGGGGGCTTAACTCCGAAACAGACTACCGAATTACTAAAGGTACAGGTTGGCTAGAAATTATGGGCTGTGGTATGGTAGACCCTGCCGTACTTAAAAATGTAAATATAGACCCTGACAAATACAGTGGCTATGCTTTTGGTATGGGAATAGAGCGAATCGTAATGCTTCTCTACCAAATGAGCGACATTCGTATGTTCTTTGAGAACGATGTAAGAATGCTAGAACAGTTTAAAACGCTATAA
- a CDS encoding IS1096 element passenger TnpR family protein encodes MVYKIRVILDTKDNVFRDIEVRGKQTLWNLHNGIKSAFSLQGDELSSFYFSDDEWTELNAIPLEDMSDDGDGEIMSDVYITEAFPEKGSKMLFKYGFIDLWEFYCELLEVIKEKPAVNYPITVFRYGNMPLKAPSKNTSSKPSPTMMSDDFDDFDSFENDFDDDEGFADDFSDEYYDDED; translated from the coding sequence ATGGTTTATAAAATCAGAGTTATTTTAGACACGAAGGATAATGTTTTTAGAGACATTGAGGTGAGAGGAAAGCAAACCTTGTGGAATTTGCATAACGGTATCAAAAGTGCGTTCAGCCTTCAGGGAGACGAGTTGTCTTCGTTTTACTTTTCTGATGATGAGTGGACGGAGCTTAATGCGATACCACTAGAAGATATGTCTGATGATGGAGATGGGGAAATCATGTCCGATGTATACATCACGGAGGCTTTTCCAGAGAAGGGTAGCAAAATGTTATTCAAATACGGTTTTATAGACCTGTGGGAATTCTATTGTGAACTTTTAGAAGTGATAAAAGAAAAACCTGCAGTAAACTACCCTATAACTGTATTTAGATACGGTAATATGCCACTAAAGGCTCCTAGTAAAAACACTTCATCAAAACCTTCACCTACTATGATGAGTGATGATTTTGACGACTTTGATAGTTTTGAAAACGATTTTGATGATGATGAAGGCTTTGCTGATGATTTTAGTGATGAGTATTATGACGATGAAGATTAA
- a CDS encoding DUF2752 domain-containing protein produces the protein MAIEDYMLSCPNKKIFGMECFGCGSQRALLLISEGKFVEAFYMFPAIYPLILFVLVSAINFIDKKRHYGKVMIFLALVSVITMIISYFCKNF, from the coding sequence ATGGCTATAGAAGATTACATGCTCTCATGTCCTAACAAAAAAATATTTGGTATGGAATGTTTTGGTTGTGGTTCACAGAGGGCTTTACTGCTTATTTCTGAAGGTAAATTTGTAGAGGCGTTTTATATGTTTCCTGCCATTTATCCTTTGATATTATTTGTGTTAGTGAGTGCTATTAACTTTATAGATAAAAAGAGACATTATGGTAAGGTAATGATTTTTTTGGCTCTTGTTAGTGTAATCACTATGATTATTTCTTATTTTTGTAAAAATTTCTAA
- a CDS encoding CCC motif membrane protein, giving the protein MKQNLPNATLVLVLGILSILGCCCYGVPGIILGVVALVMYKKDNQLYWANPELYANYSNLTTGRILAIIGIVLSALNVLAYVVLIVLFGFEALTDQELLQERIQEMIQN; this is encoded by the coding sequence ATGAAACAAAATTTACCAAACGCCACACTAGTGCTTGTCCTTGGGATTTTATCTATTCTAGGTTGTTGTTGTTATGGAGTTCCGGGGATTATTTTAGGAGTAGTTGCTTTAGTGATGTACAAAAAAGACAATCAGCTTTATTGGGCTAACCCAGAATTGTATGCTAATTATAGCAATCTAACTACAGGGCGTATATTGGCTATTATCGGTATTGTATTGAGTGCCTTAAATGTTTTAGCTTATGTAGTATTGATAGTATTGTTTGGCTTTGAAGCTTTAACAGACCAAGAACTTTTACAAGAAAGAATTCAAGAGATGATACAGAACTAA
- the ppk1 gene encoding polyphosphate kinase 1, translated as MPQFNPRDITWLAFNERVMQEAMDKTVPLHLRIKFLGIFSNNLDEFFRVRVAGLKRAMSFKPKYRENSFFDEPQKILDKINKVVIKQQNDFNTTWEEIQKEMAAEKVFIRTPKDLSEAQKQFVKDYFDEEVEANVIPILLREETPMPYLRDKSLYLGVAMRKKEWQYESNYAIIEVPSRVMGRFVILPSEGEETSVMLLEDVISFNLPHIFSYFGYDVFEAHSFKVTKDAEFDLDNDINTTLAEKIKKGVKSRRKGKPTRFVFDKDMDKALLELLIRKLELTKKDSIIPGHKIHNFKHFMDFPNVFKTYKTPEERTSFNHPYFEGQQRVTDVITKRDVLLTFPYHSYMPVIDLLREAAMDPDVKSIQITAYRLASNSKIANALINAARNGKEVTVMIELRARFDEEANLKWKERLEVEGIKILVGIPDKKVHAKLCVIKKRVGGKTIQYGFVSTGNFNEKTAKVYGDHLLMTSNRAIMADINKVFNYFRKPSEDPILALKNCKTLLVCPHYMRAKIEELIDREIAEAKAGRKAKIILKVNSLSDKGLIKKLYQAAEAGVKIQAIVRGIFCVVQQKKFKTKIEAISIVDEYLEHARVMYFYNKGNEDIYISSADWMTRNLDYRVEAAVKINQPELKEELKDLLQIQLSDNVKARVLDNALNNDYVKKGAKKNKIRSQIEIYHYLKNKKY; from the coding sequence ATGCCACAATTTAATCCTAGAGATATTACTTGGCTTGCCTTTAACGAAAGGGTAATGCAAGAGGCTATGGATAAGACTGTTCCGCTCCATTTACGAATTAAATTTTTAGGAATTTTCTCTAATAATTTAGATGAGTTTTTTCGCGTTCGTGTGGCGGGACTGAAAAGAGCAATGAGTTTTAAACCTAAATACAGAGAAAATTCTTTTTTTGATGAACCACAAAAGATTTTAGATAAAATCAATAAAGTGGTGATTAAGCAACAAAACGATTTCAATACCACTTGGGAAGAAATCCAAAAAGAAATGGCTGCCGAAAAGGTTTTTATCAGAACTCCGAAGGATTTATCCGAAGCCCAAAAGCAGTTTGTAAAAGATTATTTTGATGAAGAGGTGGAAGCTAATGTAATTCCAATCCTTCTTCGGGAAGAGACACCGATGCCTTATCTAAGGGACAAAAGCCTCTATTTAGGAGTGGCGATGCGTAAAAAAGAGTGGCAATATGAGAGCAATTATGCCATTATAGAAGTGCCGTCTAGGGTAATGGGGCGTTTTGTGATTTTGCCCTCCGAAGGAGAGGAAACTAGCGTGATGTTGCTAGAAGATGTGATTAGTTTTAATCTTCCTCATATTTTTTCGTATTTTGGGTACGATGTTTTTGAAGCTCACTCCTTTAAAGTAACTAAAGATGCCGAGTTTGACCTTGATAATGATATTAACACTACTTTGGCGGAGAAAATTAAAAAAGGTGTTAAAAGTAGAAGAAAAGGCAAGCCCACTCGTTTTGTGTTTGATAAGGATATGGATAAAGCCTTGCTAGAGCTTTTAATCCGAAAGCTAGAACTTACGAAGAAAGATAGTATAATACCAGGGCATAAAATTCATAATTTCAAACATTTTATGGATTTTCCTAATGTCTTTAAAACATATAAAACACCAGAGGAAAGAACTTCGTTTAACCACCCTTACTTTGAAGGACAACAGAGGGTTACCGATGTGATTACCAAAAGAGATGTCTTGCTGACTTTTCCTTATCATAGCTATATGCCTGTGATAGATTTACTTAGAGAGGCGGCTATGGACCCAGATGTTAAATCTATTCAAATCACAGCGTATCGTTTGGCGTCAAACTCTAAAATAGCCAACGCGCTCATCAATGCTGCTAGAAACGGGAAAGAGGTTACGGTGATGATAGAACTTAGAGCAAGGTTTGATGAAGAAGCTAACCTCAAATGGAAAGAACGCCTAGAGGTGGAAGGTATCAAAATTTTGGTGGGTATTCCAGATAAAAAAGTCCACGCAAAGCTTTGTGTAATTAAAAAAAGGGTGGGAGGTAAGACCATTCAATATGGTTTTGTGAGTACAGGTAATTTTAACGAAAAAACAGCCAAAGTCTATGGAGACCATCTTTTAATGACTAGCAATAGAGCGATAATGGCGGACATCAATAAAGTGTTTAATTACTTTAGGAAACCATCGGAAGACCCTATTCTAGCCCTTAAAAATTGCAAAACTCTGCTGGTGTGTCCTCATTATATGAGAGCAAAGATAGAAGAACTAATAGATAGGGAAATAGCAGAAGCTAAGGCGGGAAGAAAAGCCAAAATTATACTTAAAGTCAATTCGTTAAGTGATAAAGGTTTGATAAAAAAACTTTACCAAGCCGCCGAAGCTGGAGTGAAAATACAAGCCATAGTGAGAGGGATTTTCTGTGTGGTGCAACAGAAAAAATTTAAAACTAAAATAGAAGCCATCAGTATTGTAGATGAGTATCTAGAACACGCTAGAGTGATGTATTTTTACAATAAAGGCAACGAGGATATTTACATATCTTCTGCGGATTGGATGACGCGTAATTTGGATTATAGAGTGGAAGCCGCCGTTAAAATTAACCAACCAGAACTAAAAGAAGAACTGAAAGATTTACTCCAAATTCAGTTAAGTGATAATGTTAAAGCACGAGTTTTAGATAACGCTCTCAATAACGATTATGTGAAAAAAGGAGCCAAGAAGAATAAAATTCGTTCACAGATAGAGATTTATCATTATCTTAAAAACAAAAAATATTAA